From the genome of Brachionichthys hirsutus isolate HB-005 chromosome 9, CSIRO-AGI_Bhir_v1, whole genome shotgun sequence:
TTTCTGGTTAAAGGTCGTCTCGGTGCAAAGCGAACAGCACCAGAGTTCTTTGTCGGGTCCAGGTCCCGGTCTTTGTCGGAGCTAACGGGTCCTTTGGTCTCTCGGCAGAATAAAAGCCATTGAGAGTCCCAGCAAGGAAGACGACACCAAATGGCTGACCTACTGGGTGGTGTACGGGGTCTTCAGCCTGGGGGAGTTCTTCTCCGATATCTTCCTCTACTGGTTTCCCTTCTACTACGCTTTTAAGGTGAGACACACTCGAGCGTAGCTAAATGAGGATGATGTAGCAATGAGCTGGTGAACCTGTGATGAGGTGCTGGAGTTAGCacatagcagcagcaggatgatgctaagctaacaatGAATCCGTATCCAGGAAGTCTGGACCCAGCATGACTGTGTCCTCTGTGGTTCCAGTGTCTCTTCCTGTTGTGGTGCATGGCTCCCATATCCTGGAACGGCTCCCAGGTCATCTACGACAAAGTGGTCCGGCCCGTCTTCCTCCGCCACGAGGCCACGGTGGACAACATGGTGAACAACCTCGGCGGGAAGGTCATGAACGCGGCTGAGAACCTCACCAGAGAAGGTAGAGGCCGGTTCATTACGGGCACCTGACGGGCACCTGACGGGCACCCACCTGGATCTGGCCCACTTTGAGTGACTAttcctcccttccctctctccagTCCTGACCGCTCTGATGAAGAACAAAGCGTTGGTGACTCCAGGACCGCCGGTCGCTCAGCTGGAACCTAAAAGTTTACCGAGTTCGTCGACAGAAAAATCACCGTCTGAAGCGATTCCATCACAGCCAAGCGAAGAACCGCCTGTACGCAATACACCTggtttatgctaagctaagctaagccaAAGGTTGGGTCCTGTATTCAGAGCTGGGTCTAACTTCCTCTGTTCTGTTCCAGCCTTTCCTGGGTTAAGATCCGGTAACTCTGGTCTGGTGTCGGCAGAACCCCGAGtccagaagaggaggagcaggaccgGAGACTGAACGGGCCTGACAGTTTGGTCCAGTGACTGGGATGCTGGATGCTGACCCCCAAATATCTTGTTGTTTAAGATCAGAAACACCTGAAACGGGTCAGGAACTAAAACCAGTTAGGTTCCAcggttctcctcctgcagacctCTAGCACCCCCAGGAGGTGAGAAGGAGCTACTGACCATAGACTCCCTCCATGTCGttatttgtatgtttgaaaACATAAACGTGTTTTTGACATCTCTTGATCATTTCCATTGTGATAAGAAATAAACAATGTCTGCTCTGATGCTGTTCTGACGTCATGATCCTCATCCAACGTCATCCCTGACCAGACACGCTGACATGTAAAGGATGACGTGTCGTGAAGGCGTGGCCTCTACGCGTCCGCTCTGGCGTAATGACGTAGGAACCCTTGACGTGCAGCGTTCGTGGAAGTTTTTGT
Proteins encoded in this window:
- the LOC137899607 gene encoding receptor expression-enhancing protein 6-like; this translates as MGLLDMLASLRGRADKFLNEKNVVTDFLGKVEDRTGVRKKILALGAVSLTGLYLVYGYGASLICNLIGFVYPAFYSIKAIESPSKEDDTKWLTYWVVYGVFSLGEFFSDIFLYWFPFYYAFKCLFLLWCMAPISWNGSQVIYDKVVRPVFLRHEATVDNMVNNLGGKVMNAAENLTREVLTALMKNKALVTPGPPVAQLEPKSLPSSSTEKSPSEAIPSQPSEEPPPFLG